A window from Nitrospira sp. ND1 encodes these proteins:
- a CDS encoding catalase: MPKDRSKRENEKTAALDSAREKSGDHFLTTDQGLRINDDQNSLKAGARGPTLLEDFILREKITHFDHERIPERVVHARGAAAHGYFQVYKSLASLTRAKFLQDPQVKTPVFVRFSTVAGSRGSSDLARDARGFAVKFYTEEGNYDLVGNNIPVFFIQDAVKFPDLVHAVKPEPHHEMPQAASAHDTFWDFISLMPESMHMIMWVMSDRAIPRSFRMMEGFGVHTFRFVNAKGVGRFVKFHWKPLLGVHSLLWDEAQKISGLDPDFHRRDLWEAIEAGQYPEWELGVQIVEEKDEQKFDFDLLDPTKLIPEELVPVVRIGKMTLDRNPDNFFAETEQVAFHPGHLVPGIDFTNDPLLQGRLFSYTDTQLIRLGGPNFHEIPINRPLAPLHNNQRDGHMRQTINSGPVSYQPNTLGGGCPMQAKADMGGFLSYAERLPGSKVRERSKSFFDHFSQAALFWRSQSEPEQEHLVQALQFELGKVENLPIRERMVGMLSQIDKGLAGRVAEGLGMPVKRIEGLLNLSIPADGDPKDFQPKRAVTSLDKSAALSMVLAPKEGIQTRKVAILVADGVDGEAVKGMQMALVAAGGQGKIVATRSGSLKAANGSELKIDFSLLTTGSVLFDAVYIPGGEQSVSALLRTPKARMFVQDAYLHCKAIAATGKGVAFFEAAVGAAYPEAEHGSKTRQTPKDWSQDSGIVLAPDSSPKQIAARFIKAIEMHRHWAREIRLASPS, from the coding sequence ATGCCCAAAGATCGTTCCAAGCGGGAGAATGAGAAAACCGCTGCCCTTGACAGCGCGCGGGAGAAGTCCGGCGATCACTTTCTGACCACCGATCAAGGCCTGCGCATCAACGATGATCAGAACAGCCTCAAGGCGGGGGCTCGCGGCCCGACATTGCTGGAAGATTTCATCCTACGGGAAAAAATCACGCATTTCGACCATGAGCGTATTCCCGAGAGGGTGGTGCATGCCAGGGGCGCCGCCGCGCACGGCTATTTCCAAGTGTATAAGTCGCTCGCATCGCTGACGAGGGCAAAATTTTTACAGGACCCGCAGGTCAAGACCCCGGTCTTTGTGCGTTTTTCGACCGTCGCCGGGTCCCGAGGTTCCAGTGATCTGGCGCGGGATGCGCGCGGCTTCGCCGTGAAGTTTTACACGGAGGAAGGGAATTACGACCTGGTGGGCAACAACATCCCGGTCTTCTTCATCCAGGATGCGGTGAAATTCCCGGATCTGGTCCATGCCGTGAAACCGGAACCTCATCATGAGATGCCGCAGGCGGCCTCGGCGCATGACACGTTCTGGGACTTTATCTCCCTGATGCCGGAATCCATGCACATGATCATGTGGGTCATGTCGGATCGGGCCATCCCCCGGAGTTTCCGCATGATGGAAGGCTTCGGGGTGCATACCTTTCGCTTCGTGAATGCCAAGGGCGTCGGACGGTTCGTGAAATTTCACTGGAAGCCGCTCCTCGGTGTACATTCACTCTTGTGGGACGAGGCGCAGAAAATTTCCGGCTTGGATCCCGATTTTCACCGGCGTGATTTGTGGGAGGCGATCGAGGCGGGGCAGTACCCGGAATGGGAGCTCGGGGTGCAGATTGTGGAGGAGAAGGACGAACAGAAGTTCGACTTCGATCTTCTGGATCCGACGAAGCTCATTCCCGAGGAACTGGTGCCGGTGGTTCGAATCGGCAAGATGACGCTCGATCGGAATCCGGATAATTTTTTTGCCGAAACCGAACAGGTGGCGTTCCATCCCGGCCACCTCGTTCCCGGCATCGATTTCACGAACGATCCGCTGTTACAAGGTCGACTCTTCTCATATACGGACACTCAACTCATTCGACTGGGCGGACCGAACTTCCATGAGATTCCCATCAATCGACCGCTGGCGCCGTTGCATAACAATCAACGCGACGGCCATATGCGGCAGACGATCAATTCCGGGCCGGTGAGTTACCAACCGAATACATTGGGGGGTGGTTGTCCCATGCAGGCCAAGGCGGATATGGGCGGGTTCCTGAGTTATGCCGAACGGCTGCCCGGCAGCAAAGTGCGAGAACGGAGCAAGAGCTTTTTCGACCATTTCAGTCAGGCTGCGCTGTTTTGGCGAAGTCAGTCTGAACCGGAGCAAGAGCATTTGGTGCAGGCGTTGCAGTTTGAACTAGGCAAGGTCGAGAACCTCCCGATTCGGGAACGAATGGTCGGCATGCTGTCCCAGATCGACAAGGGCCTGGCTGGGCGGGTCGCGGAGGGCTTGGGTATGCCGGTGAAGAGGATCGAGGGGCTCCTCAATTTGAGTATCCCCGCCGACGGTGATCCGAAGGACTTTCAACCCAAGCGCGCTGTGACTTCGCTGGACAAGTCTGCGGCGCTGAGCATGGTGTTGGCTCCAAAGGAAGGCATTCAAACCAGAAAGGTGGCGATTCTGGTTGCCGATGGAGTCGATGGCGAGGCGGTCAAGGGAATGCAGATGGCCTTGGTCGCCGCCGGAGGGCAGGGCAAGATTGTGGCGACCCGTTCGGGAAGCCTCAAGGCTGCGAACGGAAGTGAGCTGAAGATCGATTTCAGCCTGTTGACGACGGGATCGGTGTTATTCGATGCGGTCTACATTCCAGGCGGTGAACAAAGCGTCAGCGCATTGTTGCGAACCCCCAAAGCGAGAATGTTCGTTCAGGACGCCTACCTGCATTGCAAGGCGATTGCCGCGACGGGGAAGGGGGTTGCCTTTTTTGAAGCGGCGGTCGGGGCAGCCTACCCGGAGGCGGAACATGGAAGCAAAACCAGACAGACGCCCAAAGACTGGTCGCAGGATTCAGGAATCGTTCTGGCGCCGGACTCTTCGCCCAAGCAGATCGCAGCCCGCTTCATAAAGGCTATCGAGATGCATCGCCATTGGGCCAGAGAAATTAGACTCGCCAGTCCCTCATGA
- a CDS encoding four-helix bundle copper-binding protein — translation MTIAASNHSIAQHRFECIQACLDCARMCNTCGDDMIGMSHEGGEADVMTRCIRLCRDCSDICLLAAQWMGRTSAFAVQLCALCAEICEVCAGVCEQHAPHHALCGECATACRRCAVECHKMVMETVPSSSGGTA, via the coding sequence ATGACGATCGCGGCATCAAACCATTCCATCGCGCAGCACCGGTTCGAATGTATTCAAGCCTGTTTGGATTGCGCTCGCATGTGCAACACCTGCGGGGACGATATGATCGGCATGTCTCATGAAGGGGGAGAGGCAGATGTGATGACACGATGCATCAGGCTCTGCCGGGATTGTTCCGATATCTGCCTCCTTGCAGCCCAGTGGATGGGCCGCACTTCGGCCTTTGCTGTCCAGCTTTGCGCGTTGTGCGCCGAAATTTGTGAGGTCTGTGCGGGAGTCTGTGAGCAACATGCGCCGCATCATGCCCTGTGTGGAGAATGCGCGACAGCCTGCCGCCGTTGCGCTGTAGAATGCCATAAGATGGTGATGGAAACAGTCCCGAGTTCCTCCGGTGGTACGGCCTAG
- a CDS encoding endonuclease/exonuclease/phosphatase family protein: MRLRVASYNIHRAIGRDGRYEPGRILRVAQELNADIIALQEVDFPRQDHAPIAPWLAQKTGMIAIGGPVWSREGVGYGNALLSRYPVDRVRRWDLSVGRHEPRGALDVELTICGRTVHVLNTHLGLWPRERPQQADRLLELLALSRRDLTILMGDLNEWHGWGKSLRGLRRVFGSPAAPVTFPARWPVLALDRIWIFPAQALLTVEAHDTPRSRLASDHLPVKADIYLP, translated from the coding sequence ATGCGTCTGCGGGTAGCCTCCTACAATATCCATCGCGCTATCGGACGGGACGGGCGATATGAGCCCGGTCGCATCCTGCGTGTCGCGCAAGAACTCAACGCGGACATCATTGCGTTGCAGGAAGTTGATTTTCCAAGGCAGGACCACGCTCCTATTGCGCCGTGGCTGGCGCAGAAAACCGGGATGATAGCCATCGGCGGACCTGTGTGGTCACGGGAAGGTGTGGGGTATGGCAACGCGCTGCTGAGCCGGTACCCGGTGGATCGGGTACGGCGATGGGATCTCTCAGTGGGTCGGCACGAACCGAGGGGCGCGCTGGATGTCGAGCTCACAATCTGCGGCCGAACGGTTCACGTGCTCAATACCCACCTGGGACTGTGGCCTCGCGAACGGCCGCAACAAGCGGATCGATTGTTGGAACTCCTGGCACTCAGCCGGCGTGATCTCACTATTTTGATGGGAGACCTGAATGAGTGGCACGGATGGGGAAAATCCTTGCGCGGGTTGCGTCGGGTGTTCGGTTCCCCGGCTGCTCCGGTCACCTTTCCCGCTCGATGGCCGGTGTTGGCGCTGGACCGGATCTGGATCTTTCCCGCTCAGGCGCTACTCACAGTGGAAGCGCACGATACTCCCCGGAGCCGACTGGCCTCGGACCATCTGCCGGTCAAGGCCGATATTTACCTTCCTTGA
- a CDS encoding hemerythrin domain-containing protein, with the protein MARAAGFVSTVFEMLKEDHDKVKKLFEDFESAEGRERGEIAKTAIQELEIHADLEERLIYPAIRAEVDAADMMNEAIEEHHLVHVLIAELKKLKPGDEKFQAKFSVLSELVKHHIEEEEGEMFPKAEECDIDWESLEASVMKRKETLLAKASGRKTGTRPSRKTIR; encoded by the coding sequence ATGGCACGAGCGGCAGGATTTGTTTCGACGGTTTTCGAAATGCTGAAAGAGGATCACGACAAGGTCAAGAAGCTGTTTGAGGATTTCGAATCGGCGGAGGGACGGGAGCGGGGCGAGATTGCAAAAACGGCGATCCAGGAGCTGGAAATTCATGCCGACCTGGAAGAACGTTTGATTTATCCGGCAATTCGAGCGGAGGTGGATGCAGCGGACATGATGAACGAGGCGATTGAGGAACACCACCTCGTCCATGTGCTCATCGCCGAATTGAAGAAACTCAAACCTGGCGACGAGAAATTTCAGGCCAAGTTCAGCGTTTTAAGTGAACTGGTGAAGCACCATATCGAGGAAGAAGAAGGTGAAATGTTTCCGAAAGCCGAAGAGTGCGACATCGATTGGGAATCGTTAGAGGCCAGTGTCATGAAGCGCAAGGAGACGTTGCTGGCCAAAGCATCCGGTCGAAAAACCGGCACCCGCCCATCCAGGAAAACAATTCGGTAG
- a CDS encoding HAD family hydrolase → MRYLALAADYDGTLASAGTVDTDTIQAIERLVASGRKLILVTGRVLPEILEIFPQISLCERVVAENGAVLYRPATKEITLLAPPPPSAFLEEVQRRKVEHLTLGNSIVATRVPYETVILDIIRDLGLELRIIFNKGAVMVLSDGINKATGLTAALKQLELSPHNIAAIGDGENDHAMLTYSEYAVAVENAVPMLKETADRTTVGDHGHGVIELINELVENDLAVADRSVARHRIALGTQENGGDITFHPARQNLLLAGTSGSGKSTLATGLLERLGERGYQLCVIDPEGDYENFPQAIVLGTAQDGPSHAEILTALANPNNHVVVNLVGLPLQDRPSFFLTLLPKLQELRSKSGRPHWMLVDETHHLLPVDGNPTAPGLMKDLAGMIYVTVHPDHIEHSILKTVDIVFALGKSPDETLKQYCAAIQQPAPAATAARLQPGRAIMWNRASGETPFVLEIAPSTIERRRHRRKYAEGELPPEQSFYFRGPAGQLNLRAHNLLLFMQLGEGVDQATWIHHLRSHDYSTWIKQVIKDEALAQRVHDVEQQAHMPAEESRQLIRSAIEERYTVPAGGDEHTS, encoded by the coding sequence ATGCGTTACTTAGCGCTAGCCGCCGACTATGATGGAACATTGGCGAGTGCAGGCACTGTCGACACGGACACCATCCAAGCCATTGAACGCCTGGTGGCCTCGGGTCGAAAACTCATTCTGGTCACCGGACGGGTCTTGCCGGAAATCTTAGAGATTTTTCCCCAGATATCTCTGTGCGAACGTGTCGTGGCGGAAAATGGCGCCGTCCTCTACCGGCCGGCCACCAAAGAAATCACGCTGCTTGCCCCTCCTCCTCCATCGGCATTCCTGGAGGAAGTCCAACGTCGCAAGGTAGAGCATCTCACCCTCGGGAATTCGATCGTTGCGACCCGGGTACCGTATGAGACGGTCATCCTGGACATCATTCGTGATCTCGGTCTCGAACTGCGCATTATCTTCAACAAGGGCGCAGTGATGGTGCTATCCGATGGCATCAATAAGGCCACCGGGCTGACCGCAGCGCTCAAGCAGTTGGAATTGTCCCCTCATAACATTGCTGCGATCGGAGACGGAGAAAACGATCATGCCATGCTGACATACTCCGAATATGCCGTGGCCGTGGAGAATGCCGTTCCGATGTTGAAGGAAACAGCAGATCGCACCACCGTCGGCGATCATGGCCACGGCGTCATCGAGTTGATCAATGAGCTGGTCGAGAACGATCTGGCGGTAGCGGATCGATCGGTAGCGCGACATCGGATTGCGCTCGGCACACAGGAGAACGGAGGCGACATCACCTTTCATCCGGCGCGACAAAACCTCTTGCTTGCCGGCACGTCCGGCAGCGGAAAGTCTACGCTGGCGACGGGACTACTCGAGCGCCTTGGCGAACGAGGTTATCAATTGTGTGTGATCGATCCGGAGGGGGACTACGAGAATTTTCCACAGGCGATTGTCCTCGGAACTGCACAGGATGGTCCCAGTCACGCCGAAATTCTCACGGCATTGGCCAATCCGAACAACCATGTGGTCGTGAACCTTGTGGGACTTCCTCTACAGGACCGGCCCTCATTTTTTCTCACCCTGTTGCCCAAACTTCAGGAACTCCGGTCGAAATCGGGTCGCCCCCATTGGATGCTGGTCGATGAAACGCATCATCTGTTGCCCGTCGATGGGAACCCCACGGCACCGGGGCTGATGAAGGATTTAGCCGGCATGATTTACGTCACCGTTCATCCCGACCACATCGAACATTCGATCCTCAAGACCGTGGATATTGTGTTCGCCCTGGGCAAATCGCCGGACGAGACGTTGAAGCAATATTGTGCTGCGATCCAACAGCCGGCTCCGGCCGCAACCGCCGCCCGGCTTCAACCGGGTCGAGCGATTATGTGGAATCGCGCCTCCGGGGAGACGCCTTTCGTGCTTGAGATCGCACCAAGCACGATCGAACGCCGCCGGCATCGACGGAAATACGCGGAAGGCGAATTGCCTCCGGAGCAAAGTTTTTACTTTCGAGGGCCGGCCGGACAGCTCAATCTCCGGGCTCACAATTTACTGCTCTTTATGCAGCTCGGGGAGGGCGTCGACCAGGCGACATGGATACATCACCTCCGTTCTCACGATTATTCGACGTGGATCAAGCAGGTTATCAAGGATGAGGCGCTTGCGCAGCGCGTACACGACGTGGAACAGCAGGCTCATATGCCCGCAGAAGAGAGCCGGCAACTGATCCGCAGCGCGATCGAAGAACGGTACACGGTTCCAGCAGGCGGGGATGAACATACTTCTTGA
- a CDS encoding DUF6279 family lipoprotein encodes MKRTHMWGTVRTAALCLLSMVVLLSGCALTFGYRHVDWMISWQLDHYLDLTAGQRRDVTARLKPLLARHRTEAIPQYEQFLKELQQRVSRGLTREDLEWMYASYDRFREDLFERAVPDGSALLMTVSERQVRNLEDVFRKEEHKFVRTLQGSTSKRLEERTRKMLAMAEDWLGPLSADQVARLSPFTKALPDTQPVSWHYRRQRQQELLTLLRRPASLEDMSRELRMIFVQADQTAPAGYRELVGELRASLTVLLLETDRLLTAQQRRKAVTSIQRLIDDLHGLSPGS; translated from the coding sequence ATGAAAAGGACGCATATGTGGGGGACGGTACGAACTGCGGCGCTCTGCCTGCTGTCGATGGTTGTTCTGCTGAGCGGTTGCGCGCTTACCTTTGGGTATCGGCATGTCGATTGGATGATCAGCTGGCAATTGGATCACTACTTGGATCTCACGGCAGGCCAGCGCCGGGATGTCACGGCCCGCTTAAAACCACTCCTCGCACGGCACAGGACCGAGGCGATCCCACAGTACGAACAATTCTTGAAAGAGTTGCAGCAACGGGTGAGCCGAGGGCTTACCCGTGAAGACCTGGAGTGGATGTACGCGTCCTACGACCGGTTTCGAGAGGATTTGTTCGAGCGAGCTGTGCCGGACGGCAGCGCATTATTAATGACCGTCAGCGAGCGGCAGGTTCGAAATCTGGAGGACGTGTTTCGTAAAGAGGAACACAAGTTCGTGCGCACGCTGCAAGGATCAACTTCAAAACGTCTCGAAGAGCGCACAAGGAAAATGCTGGCCATGGCCGAAGATTGGCTGGGCCCTTTGAGTGCCGATCAGGTGGCGCGACTCAGCCCATTCACGAAAGCCCTTCCCGACACCCAACCTGTGAGCTGGCATTATCGCCGGCAGCGCCAGCAGGAACTCTTGACGTTGCTTCGGCGTCCTGCATCGCTTGAAGACATGAGTCGGGAATTACGAATGATATTCGTCCAGGCGGACCAGACCGCGCCGGCCGGCTATCGTGAGCTGGTCGGCGAGTTACGGGCATCCCTGACAGTTCTGCTGTTGGAAACCGACCGCCTGCTGACCGCACAACAGAGGCGTAAGGCGGTAACGTCTATCCAACGTCTCATCGACGACCTGCACGGCCTGTCCCCCGGTTCGTGA
- a CDS encoding VTT domain-containing protein produces MERAEVLKACQAQEQTPQPFLVRGRTCWRVERSDRCGFLIDGEAYFKTFRDVALHAKHSIMIVGWDLDTQIELVRGPAEPSEFPSKLGEFVSALLRRKRKLRVHVLNWDFAMIYALEREWMPTAQTGWSGHRRLSYQVDGQHPIGASHHQKLVVIDDTIAFVGGLDLTKSRWDTPAHACQDPLRVDADGQPYAPFHDVQMMVSGEAAAALGELARDRWFNATGRRLPLAIQRPVEELWPVALVPDVEPCGVGIMRTQPAYAGQPEVREIELAYLEGIKRARRSIYIESQYFTSNAISRALAARLMEQDGPEVVLVLRHSCDGWLERQTMDALRSRILHELELADHYGRLRIYAPTVPGTQGRDMVAVHSKLLIVDEDFVCLGSANVSNRSMGFDTECNLAIESGGTSRLQAVIARLRNGLIGEHLGVEPELVAEHVQRLDSLGPAIDHLRGGDRSLEDGCFDKSPAEAISIPEQLLIDPERPMAADEVLGAVVQHRERAHVGRRVFLGYTVLLLLGLLAAAWRWSPLSEWMNVNDLVDAVRALGQGPTGSLVMLGGFLVGGFLAVPITVLIVVTILAFGPLVGAPSALAGALLSAVTIFGLGRALGRYRVQRFAGRRVAHLSRRIAQRGFWAILIVRLLPIAPFSMVNLVAGATSLSLRDFLLGTALGMSPGIVLMSAFVDRLAEALRNPSPVAFGVLGLLMAAAWSVAWYVSRRLQVRDTPPDVGNVQQVAPAA; encoded by the coding sequence ATGGAGCGAGCCGAAGTTTTGAAGGCATGTCAGGCGCAGGAACAGACACCGCAGCCGTTTTTAGTGCGAGGCCGCACTTGTTGGCGTGTGGAACGAAGCGATCGATGCGGATTCTTGATCGATGGGGAAGCGTATTTCAAGACGTTTCGGGATGTGGCATTGCACGCCAAACATTCCATCATGATTGTCGGATGGGATCTCGATACGCAGATCGAATTAGTCAGGGGTCCGGCAGAGCCGTCCGAATTTCCGTCGAAACTCGGGGAGTTTGTGTCGGCGCTCCTACGGCGTAAGCGGAAGCTGAGAGTCCATGTGCTCAATTGGGACTTCGCCATGATCTACGCTCTGGAGCGTGAATGGATGCCGACGGCCCAGACGGGCTGGAGCGGCCACCGTCGGCTCTCCTATCAGGTGGATGGGCAGCATCCTATCGGCGCCTCGCATCACCAGAAGCTTGTGGTCATCGACGACACGATTGCTTTTGTCGGAGGGCTGGATTTGACGAAATCCCGATGGGATACCCCTGCGCATGCTTGCCAGGATCCCCTTCGGGTCGACGCGGACGGGCAACCCTATGCGCCGTTTCACGATGTTCAGATGATGGTGTCGGGTGAGGCGGCCGCTGCCTTGGGTGAGTTGGCTCGTGACCGATGGTTTAACGCGACGGGACGGCGACTTCCCCTTGCCATTCAACGACCAGTGGAGGAGCTCTGGCCGGTCGCCCTCGTGCCGGACGTGGAACCGTGCGGCGTCGGTATCATGCGCACCCAGCCTGCCTATGCGGGGCAACCTGAGGTCCGGGAGATCGAACTGGCCTATCTGGAAGGAATCAAGCGCGCTCGCCGCTCTATTTATATCGAGTCGCAGTATTTTACGTCCAATGCGATCAGTCGGGCCCTGGCGGCCCGGCTCATGGAGCAGGATGGTCCGGAAGTCGTGTTGGTTCTTCGTCACAGTTGCGACGGATGGTTGGAACGCCAGACGATGGATGCGCTCCGTTCCCGTATCCTGCATGAGCTGGAACTTGCCGACCATTATGGACGTCTGCGCATCTACGCGCCTACCGTGCCGGGCACGCAGGGCAGGGACATGGTGGCGGTGCACAGCAAGTTGCTCATCGTTGACGAAGATTTTGTTTGCCTGGGGTCGGCCAATGTGTCGAATCGTTCGATGGGATTCGATACGGAGTGTAATCTCGCGATCGAATCCGGCGGGACCTCCCGGCTCCAGGCGGTGATTGCGAGATTGCGCAATGGATTGATCGGGGAACATCTCGGCGTCGAGCCTGAGCTGGTGGCTGAGCATGTCCAGCGGCTGGATTCCCTGGGGCCTGCGATCGATCACCTGCGGGGCGGCGATCGAAGCCTGGAAGATGGATGCTTCGACAAGAGCCCCGCCGAAGCCATTTCAATCCCGGAACAACTCCTGATCGACCCCGAACGTCCCATGGCCGCGGATGAGGTGTTGGGGGCCGTGGTTCAACATCGGGAGCGGGCACATGTGGGGCGCCGGGTGTTCCTTGGATATACGGTGCTGCTCCTGCTGGGCCTCTTGGCGGCTGCGTGGCGTTGGAGCCCTCTGAGTGAGTGGATGAATGTGAACGACCTGGTCGATGCCGTGCGGGCCCTCGGCCAGGGACCTACCGGTTCGCTCGTCATGCTGGGCGGTTTCCTGGTGGGTGGTTTTCTCGCGGTTCCTATCACGGTGTTGATTGTGGTGACGATTCTGGCGTTCGGCCCGCTGGTCGGTGCGCCATCCGCCCTGGCCGGCGCGCTCCTAAGCGCGGTGACCATTTTTGGCCTGGGTCGGGCCTTGGGTAGATATCGAGTGCAGCGTTTTGCCGGCCGTCGAGTGGCGCATTTGAGCCGCCGGATTGCCCAAAGAGGATTCTGGGCGATTCTGATCGTCAGGCTCCTGCCTATCGCGCCCTTTTCCATGGTCAATCTGGTTGCCGGGGCGACCTCGCTGTCGCTCCGCGATTTTCTGCTGGGGACGGCGCTCGGCATGAGCCCCGGAATTGTGCTGATGTCGGCGTTCGTCGACCGTTTGGCGGAAGCCCTGCGCAATCCGAGTCCCGTCGCCTTTGGCGTGCTGGGCCTGCTCATGGCTGCGGCATGGAGTGTCGCCTGGTACGTGTCGCGGCGGTTACAGGTCAGGGACACCCCACCGGATGTCGGCAACGTTCAGCAGGTGGCGCCGGCCGCCTGA